A DNA window from Malus domestica chromosome 12, GDT2T_hap1 contains the following coding sequences:
- the LOC139189859 gene encoding probable LRR receptor-like serine/threonine-protein kinase At3g47570, with amino-acid sequence MEHARTTGGRLSLVKLFHGFILLCMSTHLGSAALSSTSLGNETDRMVLLKFKKSITQDPLHVMSSWNESVHFCGWVGVTCNHYTRRVFMLNLQDQKLTGSLPPSIGNLSYLARINLASNNFRGEIPEEIGRLQSLHFLNLSRNSFSGKIPRNLSQCTQLKTIDFRYNELIGSIPNQLSSLLKLNHMALFVNNLTGTIPIWIANFSSLHLFDLSNNNFQGSIPKELGRLTRLRRFALQLNNLSGIIPSSLYNISSISVFGVTQNQLHGELPPNLGITLPNLQKFLCGDNKFTGNIPASLSNASRLQLFDCGENGLTGTPPALGSLQSLAWLNINSNRLGNGKAGDLNFLKFLANCSSLEFLDLVANQFGGELPVSTSNLSTTLGDLFLGGNLIHGSIPLGIGNLVNLVSLAMEDNYFSGTLPEEIGMLQKLEILYLGDNNLSGPIPSSLGNLTSLIGLHLDGDRFAGNIPPSLGDCQHLLELGLSGNNLTGTIPKEIFGLSSLSISLSMSGNQLIGPVPSEVGLLVNLVELDLSRNNLSAEIPTSLGNCIMLVRLNLAGNEFQGIIPQSLISLRSMEDMNLSCNNLSGHIPEFLSKYRFLRHLNLSYNNFEGKMPEEGIFSNAIGLSILGNPRLCGGSSKLHLHACPNIKPHSSQGLLAQNVVIPVACALAFTIAMSCFIVACSMLKKRRGIPATSRSYKDWKSGVSYTELVESTNRFSRENLIGSGSFGSVYKGVAPGDGTLVAVKVLNLQQQGASKSFMDECKALRSIRHRNLLKIITACSSIDNQGQDFKSLVFEYMVNRSLDMWLHPRDDEQSQSKRLSLIQRINIAIDVALALDYLHHHCETSIVHCDIKPSNVLLDEDMVAHVGDFGLARFLLAESDDPSQSETMSTRLKGSIGYIPPEYGMGGQVSIFGDIYSFGILLLEIFTGRKPTDDMFNDGLSIHQFATMVMPDHAMDIVDPSLLIECGDVDGSRLEPRRLEECSVAVIQIGLSCSAISLPERMLMDVVVNKLKKIRESYLNLRGRG; translated from the exons ATGGAGCATGCACGTACTACTGGAGGCAGGCTGAGTTTGGTTAAACTCTTTCATGGCTTCATTCTTTTATGCATGAGCACGCATCTGGGATCTGCGGCACTCTCCAGCACTAGTCTTGGAAATGAAACTGATCGCATGGTGCTACTCAAGTTCAAGAAAAGCATCACTCAAGATCCTCTCCATGTCATGAGCTCATGGAATGAATCCGTCCATTTCTGCGGTTGGGTAGGCGTTACGTGCAACCATTACACCAGAAGAGTCTTCATGTTGAACCTGCAAGATCAGAAATTGACAGGCTCTTTACCTCCTTCTATAGGAAATCTTTCCTATCTTGCTAGAATCAACCTTGCAAGCAACAACTTTCGTGGTGAAATTCCTGAAGAAATTGGTCGTCTGCAAAGTCTGCACTTTCTCAACCTGTCTCGCAATTCCTTCAGCGGGAAAATTCCAAGAAATTTATCCCAGTGCACACAACTAAAGACGATTGATTTTCGTTACAATGAGCTTATTGGGTCAATTCCAAACCAACTCAGTTCATTATTGAAATTAAATCATATGGCGCTTTTTGTTAACAATCTGACTGGGACCATCCCGATTTGGATAGCAAACTTTTCTTCTCTGCATCTGTTTGATCTTAGCAATAACAATTTTCAAGGAAGCATACCCAAAGAGCTCGGGCGGCTAACAAGATTGCGAAGATTCGCACTTCAATTGAACAATCTCTCTGGTATAATCCCTTCTTCACTCTATAATATTTCTTCCATATCCGTGTTTGGTGTTACTCAAAACCAACTGCATGGAGAGCTACCGCCAAATCTCGGCATTACCCTTCCTAATCTCCAAAAATTTCTCTGTGGCGACAACAAATTCACAGGAAATATTCCAGCATCATTGTCAAATGCTTCTAGACTACAACTTTTTGACTGTGGTGAAAATGGTCTTACTGGAACACCCCCTGCTCTTGGATCCTTACAAAGCTTAGCTTGGCTAAACATTAATAGCAATAGACTTGGAAATGGGAAAGCTGGCGacctgaattttctcaaattcttgGCTAATTGTAGTAGTCTTGAGTTTTTGGATCTTGTAGCAAATCAATTTGGAGGAGAATTGCCTGTGTCCACTTCCAACCTTTCTACCACACTAGGAGATCTTTTTCTGGGGGGAAATTTGATACATGGAAGCATCCCTTTGGGTATTGGAAATCTTGTAAACTTGGTCAGTCTCGCAATGGAGGATAACTATTTCAGTGGTACTCTTCCTGAAGAAATTGGGATGcttcaaaagttggaaataCTATATTTGGGCGACAACAATCTTTCTGGGCCAATCCCATCGTCCCTAGGTAACTTGACTTCTTTGATAGGACTCCATCTAGACGGTGATAGATTTGCAGGAAATATACCACCAAGTCTAGGAGACTGCCAACATTTACTAGAGCTTGGCCTTTCTGGTAACAATCTAACAGGCACCATACCTAAAGAGATTTTTGGGCTTTCATCCCTTTCAATTTCTTTGAGTATGTCTGGCAACCAGTTGATAGGTCCAGTGCCATCTGAAGTTGGTCTTTTGGTAAATCTAGTAGAGCTAGATTTATCAAGAAACAATTTATCAGCTGAAATTCCCACAAGCCTTGGCAATTGTATTATGTTGGTGCGCTTGAATTTGGCAGGTAATGAGTTTCAAGGAATAATTCCACAATCTCTTATAAGTTTAAGAAGCATGGAAGATATGAATCTTTCATGCAATAACTTATCCGGGCATATTCCTGAATTTCTAAGCAAGTATAGATTTCTTAGGCATCTCAACCTTTCATATAACAATTTTGAGGGGAAAATGCCAGAAGAAGGAATCTTTTCAAATGCAATTGGTCTCTCAATTCTTGGAAATCCTAGGCTTTGTGGTGGTAGCTCGAAATTACATTTACATGCATGCCCCAACATAAAGCCTCATTCATCTCAAGGACTACTTGCTCAAAATGTAGTCATCCCTGTAGCTTGTGCACTTGCCTTTACAATTGCTATGTCTTGCTTCATTGTTGCCTGCTCAATGCTTAAAAAGCGAAGAGGTATACCTGCAACTTCACGTTCTTATAAAGATTGGAAATCAGGAGTCTCTTACACAGAACTTGTTGAATCAACTAACAGGTTCTCTAGGGAAAATCTAATTGGTTCAGGAAGTTTTGGTTCTGTTTACAAAGGAGTAGCCCCCGGTGATGGAACTCTAGTTGCAGTGAAGGTATTAAACCTTCAACAACAAGGAGCATCCAAGAGTTTTATGGATGAATGCAAAGCTTTGAGAAGCATAAGACACCGTAATCTTCTCAAGATCATAACTGCATGCTCAAGCATTGACAATCAAGGTCAAGATTTTAAAAGTCTAGTTTTTGAGTACATGGTGAATAGAAGCCTAGATATGTGGTTGCATCCGAGAGATGATGAGCAATCTCAAAGCAAGAGATTGAGCCTTATCCAAAGAATCAATATTGCAATTGATGTTGCTTTAGCATTGGATTATCTCCACCACCATTGCGAAACTTCAATTGTTCATTGTGATATAAAGCCAAGTAATGTTCTTCTTGACGAAGATATGGTAGCTCACGTTGGTGACTTTGGTTTAGCAAGGTTCCTCTTGGCAGAGTCTGATGATCCATCTCAAAGTGAAACCATGTCAACCAGGTTAAAGGGTTCGATAGGTTACATTCCTCCAG AGTATGGCATGGGAGGTCAAGTTTCCATCTTTGGAGATATTTATAGCTTTGGAATATTGTTGCTAGAAATAttcacaggaagaaaacctacAGATGACATGTTCAACGATGGTCTAAGCATTCACCAGTTCGCTACAATGGTGATGCCTGACCATGCCATGGACATAGTTGACCCTTCATTGCTCATTGAATGTGGAGATGTAGATGGCAGCCGACTTGAACCAAGAAGGTTGGAGGAATGCTCAGTTGCAGTGATTCAAATCGGACTCTCATGCTCTGCAATATCACTGCCGGAGCGGATGTTGATGGATGTTGTTGTcaacaaattaaagaaaattagaGAATCATATCTCAATTTAAGAGGTAGAGGCTAG
- the LOC139190036 gene encoding uncharacterized protein isoform X2, with the protein MQDTFSSLAYGKLLGKSRNTLKTDVVNMLEGCNLRLEDVKVDYNQAFTPMGMVVQFQSWRAFDNAARVISRKGRLYKLERANRSQWDNLTSYDGKTVFPRIF; encoded by the exons ATGCAGGATACATTTTCAAGTTTGGCGTATGGGAAGCTGCTCGGAAAATCGAGGAATACGCTGAAGACCGATGTTGTGAATATGCTGGAAGGCTGTAATTTGAGGCTGGAGGATGTTAAAGTTGATTACAATCAAGCTTTTACGCCGATGGGAAT GGTAGTGCAGTTCCAGTCATGGAGAGCTTTTGATAATGCAGCTAGGGTGATTTCCAGGAAGGGCCGCCTGTATAAATTGGAGAGG GCTAACCGATCGCAGTGGGACAATCTTACTTCCTATGATGGAAAAACT GTCTTTCCCAGAATCTTCTAA
- the LOC139189858 gene encoding uncharacterized protein, translating to MSPEKAANWEVFKENFKKRFVHPEYIDHKKKEFTQLKQKNMSAHEYYRKFTDLSRYDPDTAGNQVEMLHRFKQGTKRKWRTFASAIPCTTYHEFSEILVRMEDSENLPSNNEEDEDKNDNQRKDDRGKGPRRSGRFTGGPRFQRQIDFGGAGGSGHPLCRSCNFKHHGECRRSGGGCYTCGQMRHKAAQCSQSQQRSQQSAMPPPTPIQQNFGSGSYGQTGCGGAYHYQGDAALYAFGQNQYSQDPYFQTGYSQDPGGADWLHYNCVHIDCYGKSVTFHRPRLPEDTFVGERSGVRHGVISAIRAKKLLSKGCQGYLAHVMLNDVSPNSVEEVGVVRHYPDVFPDDLPELPPDIDVEFSIDLLPCTDPISLTPYRIAPTELRELRI from the exons ATGTCACCTGAAAAGGCAGCTAATTGGGAAGTattcaaagagaattttaagaaaagatttgtTCACCCGGAGTACATTGATCATAAGAAGAAGgaattcactcaattgaagcaaaagaatatgtcggcgcatgagtattacaggaagtTCACAGACTTATCGCGCTATGAtcctgatacagctggtaatcaaGTAGAGATGCTTCACCGTTTTAAGCAAGGAACTAAGAGGAAATGGCGAACTTTTGCTAgtgcaattccttgcaccacttatcatgagttttctgaaattttggTTCGGATGGAGGATTCTGAAAACCTTCCTAGTAAtaatgaggaagatgaagataagAATGATAATCAGAGGAAAGATGATAGGGGTAAAG GCCCGAGGAGAAGTGGAAGGTTTACTGGTGGACCCAGGTTTCAGAGGCAGATAGActttggtggtgctggtggttcaGGTCATCCGTTGTGCCGCAGTTGTAATTTCAAACATCATGGAGAGTGTAGAAGAAGTGGTGGTGGTTGCtacacttgtggacagatgAGACATAAAGCTGCTCAGTGTTCACAGAGTCAGCAGAGGTCTCAGCAGTCTGCTATGCCACCTCCAACGCCAATTCAGCAGAACTTTGGATCAGGCAGTTATGGTCAGACGGGTtgtggtggtgcttaccactatcagggtgatgctgCTCTCTATGCTTTCGGACAGAATCAGTATTCCCAGGATCCTTATTTTCAGACTGGGTATTCCCAAGATCCTGGAG gggcagattggttgcattataattgtgtccatatagattgttatgggaaatcagttacttttcatCGTCCTAGACTACCAGAGgatacttttgtgggtgaaagaagtggggtgagacatggtgttatttctgccataagagcaaagaagttgttatcgaaaggttgtcaaggatacttAGCACATGTGATGTTAAATGATGTTAGTCCTAACAGTGTGGAGGAAGTTGGAGTAGTCAGgcactatcctgatgtatttccaGATGATTTGCCTGAATTGCCGCCAGACATAGATGTGGAGTTTtcgattgatttgcttccatgtacggatcctatatctttgactccatatAGAATAGCTCCAACTGAATTAAGAGAATTGAGAATTTAG
- the LOC103417243 gene encoding probable LRR receptor-like serine/threonine-protein kinase At3g47570 — protein MEHARTTGGKLSLVKLFHGFILLCMSMRMGSAALSSARLGNETDCMALLDFKKSITQDPLHVMSSWNESVHFCGWVGVTCNHYTKRVFMLNLQDQKLTGSLPPSIGNLSYLARINLGSNSFHGEIPEEIGRLQSLHFLNLSYNSFSGKIPTNLSQCTQLKTIEFRYNEVIGSIPNQLSSLLKLNHMRLSNNNLTGTVPVWIGNFSSLHHFDLGYNNFQGSIPNELGRLTRMQKLSFIGNNLSGTIPASIYNISSIYLLIVGQNQLHGELPPNVGITLPNLKKFVGGKNKFTGNIPPSLSNASRLQLFDVAKNDLTGTLPALGSLQSLVWLNLYSNRLGSGKAGDLNFLKFLANCTSLELLILTDNQFGGELPVSISNLSTTLKNLYLGSNLIHGSITLGIGNLVNLVFMEMEANYLSGSLPEEIGRLQKLKKLFLGGNNLSGPIPSSLGNMTSLIGLHLADDRFAGNIPPSLGDCQHLLELDLSGNNLTGTIPKEIFGLSSLSIALRMYDNHLTGSLPSEVGLLVNLVELDLSGNNLSAEIPTNLGSCIMLVHLYLEGNEFQGIIPQSLKSLRSLEDMDLSRNNLSGQIPEFLSMFRFLRHLNLSYNNFEGKMPEEGIFSNATGLSMLGNPKLCGGSSKLHLPACPNIKPHSSRGLLARNVVIPIACALAFIIAMSCFIVACSMLKKRRGIPAASRSYKDWKSGVSYSELVESTNGFSRENLIGSGSFGSVYKGVVPSDGTLVAVKVLNLQQQGASKSFMDECKALRSIRHRNLLKIITACSSIDNQGQDFKSLVFQYMVNGSLDVWLHPRDDEQSQSKRLSLIQRLNIAIDVASALDYIHHHCGTSIVHCDIKPSNVLLDEDMVAHVGDFGLARFLLESSDDPSQSQTMSTGLKGSIGYIPSEYGMGGQVSIFGDIYSFGILLLEIFTGRKPTDDMFNDGLSIRQFATMAMPDHAMDIVDPSLLIECGDVDSSRLEARRLKECSIAVIQIGLSCSAISPLERMLMDVAVNKLKKIRESYLNLRGRG, from the exons ATGGAGCATGCACGTACTACTGGAGGCAAGCTGAGTTTGGTTAAACTCTTTCATGGCTTCATTCTTTTATGCATGAGCATGCGTATGGGATCTGCAGCACTCTCCAGCGCTAGGCTTGGAAATGAAACCGATTGCATGGCGCTACTCGACTTCAAGAAAAGCATCACTCAAGATCCTCTCCATGTCATGAGCTCATGGAATGAATCCGTCCATTTCTGCGGTTGGGTAGGCGTTACGTGCAACCATTACACCAAAAGAGTCTTCATGTTGAACCTGCAAGATCAGAAATTGACAGGCTCTTTACCTCCTTCTATAGGAAACCTTTCCTATCTTGCTAGAATCAACCTAGGAAGCAACAGCTTTCATGGTGAAATTCCTGAAGAAATTGGTCGTCTGCAAAGCTTGCACTTTCTCAACTTGTCTTACAATTCCTTCAGCGGGAAAATTCCAACCAATTTATCCCAGTGTACACAACTAAAGACGATTGAGTTTCGTTACAATGAGGTTATTGGGTCAATTCCAAACCAACTCAGTTCCTTGTTGAAATTAAATCATATGCGGCTTTCTAATAACAATCTCACTGGAACCGTCCCTGTTTGGATTGGAAACTTTTCTTCTCTGCATCATTTTGATCTTGGCTATAACAATTTTCAAGGAAGCATACCCAATGAGCTCGGGCGGCTAACAAGAATGCAAAAACTCTCATTTATAGGAAACAATCTCTCTGGTACAATCCCTGCTTCAATCTATAATATTTCTTCCATATACTTGTTAATAGTTGGTCAAAACCAACTGCATGGAGAGCTACCGCCAAATGTTGGCATTACTCTTCCTAATCTCAAAAAATTTGTCGGTGGCAAAAACAAATTCACAGGAAATATTCCTCCATCATTGTCAAATGCTTCTAGATTGCAACTTTTTGACGTTGCTAAAAATGATCTTACTGGAACACTCCCTGCTCTTGGATCCTTACAAAGCTTAGTTTGGCTAAACCTTTATAGCAATAGACTGGGAAGTGGGAAAGCTGGCGATCttaattttctcaaattcttgGCTAACTGTACTAGTCTTGAGTTGTTGATTCTTACCGACAATCAATTTGGAGGAGAATTGCCTGTGTCCATTTCCAACCTTTCTaccacactaaaaaatctttaTCTGGGGTCAAATTTGATACATGGAAGCATCACTTTGGGTATTGGAAATCTTGTAAATTTGGTCTTTATGGAAATGGAGGCTAACTATTTAAGTGGTAGTCTCCCTGAAGAAATTGGGAGGCTTCAGAAGttgaaaaaattatttttgggcGGCAATAATCTTTCTGGGCCAATCCCGTCGTCCCTAGGTAACATGACTTCATTGATAGGACTCCATCTAGCCGATGATAGATTTGCAGGAAATATACCACCAAGTCTAGGAGACTGCCAACATCTACTAGAGCTTGACCTTTCTGGTAACAATCTAACAGGCACCATACCTAAAGAGATTTTTGGGCTTTCATCCCTTTCAATTGCTTTGAGAATGTATGACAATCATTTAACTGGTTCACTGCCGTCAGAAGTTGGCCTTTTGGTAAATCTAGTAGAGCTAGATTTATCAGGAAACAATTTATCAGCTGAAATTCCCACAAACCTCGGCAGTTGTATTATGTTGGTGCACTTGTATTTGGAAGGTAATGAGTTTCAAGGAATAATTCCTCAATCTCTTAAAAGTTTAAGAAGCCTGGAAGATATGGATCTTTCGCGCAATAACTTATCCGGGCAGATTCCTGAATTTctaagcatgtttagatttcTTAGGCATCTCAACCTTTCATATAACAATTTTGAGGGTAAAATGCCTGAAGAAGGAATCTTTTCAAATGCAACTGGTCTATCAATGCTTGGAAATCCTAAGCTCTGTGGTGGTAGCTCGAAATTACATTTACCTGCATGCCCCAACATAAAGCCTCATTCATCTCGAGGACTACTTGCCCGAAATGTAGTCATCCCTATAGCTTGTGCACTTGCCTTCATAATTGCTATGTCTTGCTTCATTGTTGCCTGCTCAATGCTTAAAAAGCGAAGAGGTATACCTGCAGCTTCACGTTCTTATAAGGATTGGAAATCAGGTGTTTCTTACTCAGAACTTGTTGAATCAACTAACGGGTTCTCTAGGGAAAATCTTATTGGTTCAGGAAGTTTTGGTTCTGTTTACAAAGGAGTAGTCCCTAGTGACGGAACTCTAGTTGCAGTGAAGGTATTAAATCTTCAACAACAAGGAGCATCCAAGAGTTTTATGGATGAATGCAAAGCTTTGAGAAGCATAAGGCACCGTAATCTTCTCAAGATCATAACTGCATGCTCAAGCATTGACAATCAGGGTCAAGATTTCAAAAGTCTAGTTTTTCAGTACATGGTGAATGGAAGTCTAGATGTTTGGCTGCATCCTAGAGATGATGAGCAATCTCAAAGCAAGAGATTGAGCCTTATCCAAAGACTCAATATTGCAATTGACGTTGCTTCTGCATTGGATTATATCCACCACCATTGCGGAACTTCAATTGTTCATTGTGATATAAAGCCAAGTAATGTTCTTCTTGACGAAGATATGGTGGCTCACGTTGGTGACTTTGGTTTAGCAAGGTTCCTCTTGGAGTCGTCTGATGATCCCTCTCAAAGTCAAACCATGTCAACCGGCTTAAAGGGTTCGATAGGCTACATTCCTTCAG AGTATGGCATGGGAGGTCAAGTTTCCATCTTTGGAGATATTTATAGCTTTGGAATATTGTTGCTAGAAATAttcacaggaagaaaacctacAGATGACATGTTCAACGATGGTCTAAGCATTCGCCAGTTTGCTACCATGGCAATGCCTGACCATGCCATGGACATAGTTGACCCTTCATTGCTCATTGAATGTGGAGATGTAGATAGCAGCCGACTTGAAGCAAGAAGGTTGAAGGAATGCTCAATTGCAGTGATTCAAATTGGACTTTCATGCTCTGCAATATCACCGTTGGAGCggatgcttatggatgttgctgtcaacaaattgaagaaaattagagAATCATATCTCAATTTAAGAGGTAGAGGCTAG
- the LOC139190036 gene encoding uncharacterized protein isoform X1: MQDTFSSLAYGKLLGKSRNTLKTDVVNMLEGCNLRLEDVKVDYNQAFTPMGMVVQFQSWRAFDNAARVISRKGRLYKLERANRSQWDNLTSYDGKTVLFKESLKLLLQKM, from the exons ATGCAGGATACATTTTCAAGTTTGGCGTATGGGAAGCTGCTCGGAAAATCGAGGAATACGCTGAAGACCGATGTTGTGAATATGCTGGAAGGCTGTAATTTGAGGCTGGAGGATGTTAAAGTTGATTACAATCAAGCTTTTACGCCGATGGGAAT GGTAGTGCAGTTCCAGTCATGGAGAGCTTTTGATAATGCAGCTAGGGTGATTTCCAGGAAGGGCCGCCTGTATAAATTGGAGAGG GCTAACCGATCGCAGTGGGACAATCTTACTTCCTATGATGGAAAAACT GTTTTATTCAAGGAATCCCTCAAACTGCTGCTCCAGAAGATGTAG